Sequence from the Streptomyces sp. NBC_00440 genome:
GCGATGCCGCGCCACTGCTTCAGCCGATTGAAGCAGCGTTCCACCACGTTTCGCTGCTTGTAGCGCTGCTTGTCGAAGGCCGGTGGGCGCCCGCCGCGACTGCCGCGCCGGAGCCGGTTTTGGACCTGGTCGGCCCGCTCGGGGATGGTGTGACCGATGCTGCGTCGTCGCAGCCAGGTGCGGATGGCCCGGGAACTGTAGCCCTTGTCGCCCAGCACGTGGGAGGGTCGTACTCGGGGCCGCCCCGGGCCGATGCGAGGCACTCGTATCGCTTCAATCACCGCAGTGAACTGGGTGCAGTCATTGGTGTTGCCGCCCGTGAGCGTGAAAGCGAGCGGACGGCCGGCACCGTCGCAGGCCAGATGGATTTTGCTGGTCAGGCCACCTCGGGAACGTCCGAGTGCGGGGCTGCGGAGCCCCCTTTTCGTGCCCCGGCGGCGTGCTGGTGGGCGCGGACGACGGTGGAGTCGACCGACACGAGCCAGTCGACGTCCCCGTCCGCGTCCGCCCCGGCCTGGGCGGCCTGCAGCATTCGCTCGAACGTTCCGTCCAGAGCCCACCGCCGGAACCGGGTGTGCAGTGTGGCCCACGGACCGTACCGGTCGGGCACATCCCGCCAGGCCACCCCCGTCCGGAACTTCCACACGATCCCGTTGAGCACCATGCGATCGTCCAGCCGCTTCCTACCCCGCAGCGGCCTGGGCAGCAGGGGCCGGACGAACTCCCACTCGGCATCCGACAGTTCATGGCGACGTATCACGACACCATGATCCACCAGCGGTGATCATTTGAAGACACTGCCTAGTAGGGCTTTGTTAGGTGGTGTCGTAGGTCTGCCATGGGGTGGGTTGTCGGCAGGTGGGGCAGGTTCCGGTCCAGGTGGCTAACAGGTGTTGGAGGAGTGCCAGGGCCTGGTAGAGGGTCAGGCCCTGGCAGGGGCTTTTGGGGAGGACCGCTGTTCGGTCAGGAAGAGGTGGGCGGCGGTGACGAGGGTGACGTGGCGGTGCCAGCCGGTGAATGAGCGGCCCTCGAAATGGTCGAGTCCGAGCGTCGTTTTCAGCTCGCGGTAGTCGTGTTCGATGTGCCACCGTAGTTTCGCGAGGCGGACGAGGTCCCGGGCCGGAATGTCGGCCGGAAGGTTGGAAATCCAGTACTTGACCGGCTCGTTCTCCCCTTCGGGCCACTGCGCGATCAACCACCGAAGAGCGATGGCACCGTCCGGGGCGGGTTTCGGGCGGCGGCCGGCTAGGCGGACGCGCAGGAACACGAAGCGGGCGGACATGGCTGCTTTGGAGCCCTTGCGCCAGGTGACCGTGACCGCTCGTGCACGTCCGGCGGCCAGGACGTGTTCGCGCAGGCTGATGGGCCGGGTCCGGTAGCGGGGCAGCGGACGCGGTCCGAGCCCGCCGTAGGGCGGCTGGTGTGGCACGGCCGATTCGGTATGGGCGGTCATCTCGCCCTTGACCTGCAGGGCGTAGGCGAGGCCGCGGTCCTCCAGGCCGTGGCGGAAGTCGGCGTTCGCTCCGTAGCCGGCGTCCGCGACCAGCACCGCGGGCCGCAACCCCAAGGCCGCCAGTTCGTCGAGCATGTCCAGCGCGAGCCGCCACTTCGGCCGGTGCTGTTGCTCATCAGGAATGCGGCAGCGGGCCCGACGGCCGGCAGCTTCGGCCCCGTCCCAGCTGCCGGGCAGGAACAGACGCCAGGACAGTGGGCACGACGCGGTGTCGGACGCGGCGTGGACGCTGACCCCGATCTGGCAGTTCCCGACCTTGCCCAGGGTGCCGGAGTACTGCCTGGCTACCCCGGGCGAGGACGTCCCGTCCTTCGGGAACCCGGTGTCGTCCACCACCCACACCTGCGGACGCACCACCGCCACCGCCCGGCGGGCCAATCCGGCACGAACCGTGTCCACCGGCCAGGTCGACGACGTCATGAACTGCTGCAACTGCTGATGGTCCACCCCGAGTCGCCCGGCCATCGGCTGCATCGACTTCCGACGCCCGTCCAGCAACAGACCCCGCAGATACAGCCCGCCCTTCACCCGCTGATCAGCACGCGCCAAAGGCGCGAACACCTCCCCAGCGAACTCCTCCAACCGGCCCCGGCACGCTGCGAGTTCATTCGCCCTCATACCAGCAGGAAACCACCAACGCGCCCACTTGCCTAGAGACGTAACAAAGCCCTACTAGGGGCTGTCCGGCGGATCGGGCCAGGCCCCGGACAGCCCCCAGGGGCTGTCGTCAAAGTGCCGCCTGCCGCGCGGCGTCTGGCACGCACGCTCGCGGCGTTGCCGAAATGCCCTAGTAGCTCCGCTGCGAGAACATTCCGGCGCCTTGCGATCGCACGCACCAGACGCCGCGCGGCTGCCCTTCGGGCAACGACGGCACTTTGACGACAGCCCCTAGGCCTGGTGGTGCAGCCGGTCGGCGCCCGCCAGGATCGCCGACGCCAGTGCGTCGGCTGCCTCCTGGGCGCTTCCGCCCGCACGGCCGTGCAGCAGGACGAAGTCCACGTCCCCGAGGTCGGGCAGCCCGGCCCTGGCCGGGACCTGGGTGAGGCCGGGCGGGATCAGGCCGCGGGTGTGCGCCATGATGCCGAGGCCCGCGCGGGCCGCCGCGATCAGTCCGCTGAGGCTGGTGCTCGTACAGGCGATGCGCCAGGCGCGGCCGTCCTCCTCCAGCACCTCCAGCGCACGGGCGCGGGTGATGCCGGGCGGCGGGAAGAGGATCAGCGGGAGCGGGCGATCGGGGTCGATGCGCAGCCGGGGGGCGCCGATCCAGGTGAGGGCGGAGCGCCAGACCAGCTCGCCGTGGCTGTGCCCGTTGCGCCGCTTGGCGAGCACCAGATCGAGCGCGCCCGCCGCCAGCTGCTCGTGCAGGATGCCGGAGAGGCCGACGGTGAGCTCCAGATCCACCTCGGGGTGCTCGGTGCGGAACGACTCCAGGATCTCCGGCAGCCGCGTCAGTACGAAGTCCTCCGACGCGCCGAACCGCAGCCTGCCGCGCGGCCGGGTGCCCGCGAAG
This genomic interval carries:
- a CDS encoding IS701 family transposase — protein: MRANELAACRGRLEEFAGEVFAPLARADQRVKGGLYLRGLLLDGRRKSMQPMAGRLGVDHQQLQQFMTSSTWPVDTVRAGLARRAVAVVRPQVWVVDDTGFPKDGTSSPGVARQYSGTLGKVGNCQIGVSVHAASDTASCPLSWRLFLPGSWDGAEAAGRRARCRIPDEQQHRPKWRLALDMLDELAALGLRPAVLVADAGYGANADFRHGLEDRGLAYALQVKGEMTAHTESAVPHQPPYGGLGPRPLPRYRTRPISLREHVLAAGRARAVTVTWRKGSKAAMSARFVFLRVRLAGRRPKPAPDGAIALRWLIAQWPEGENEPVKYWISNLPADIPARDLVRLAKLRWHIEHDYRELKTTLGLDHFEGRSFTGWHRHVTLVTAAHLFLTEQRSSPKAPARA
- a CDS encoding LysR substrate-binding domain-containing protein, which codes for MYDPAQLRTFLTVSQTLSFTQAAHRLGLRQSTVSQHVRRLEDATGRMLFTRDTHSVELTEDGEAMLGFARTILQGHERAAAFFAGTRPRGRLRFGASEDFVLTRLPEILESFRTEHPEVDLELTVGLSGILHEQLAAGALDLVLAKRRNGHSHGELVWRSALTWIGAPRLRIDPDRPLPLILFPPPGITRARALEVLEEDGRAWRIACTSTSLSGLIAAARAGLGIMAHTRGLIPPGLTQVPARAGLPDLGDVDFVLLHGRAGGSAQEAADALASAILAGADRLHHQA